Proteins from a genomic interval of Cyclopterus lumpus isolate fCycLum1 chromosome 18, fCycLum1.pri, whole genome shotgun sequence:
- the shbg gene encoding sex hormone-binding globulin, whose protein sequence is MAVFCKSMAGGLLLTLSLTLLRWGVEGQRNTRGKKEVSGGATIYLGQDRDIWRPLIHITVNLSEVSSIKSSFDLRTFDPEGIVFYGDTKNGEDWFILSLKDGLPLMQISRGDSRVSVAGGPKLNDGKWHTLEVSNQDPFVILEVDGSNKMVVGMQSKETVNVLSGELRLALGGILINKEKMIVQFEPHMDGCVRRGSWLNLSVPWEVEAEELWPCYQNVQPGSYFPGTGLAIFNTSVFPMEADRGVKTELWGDFNKMDGTIFSIKAPGQKLMFALVANNNTKEITLTFGEEKICMKDTFKRLVITFQTNLLKVLQDEDESKTTTLPISPGSQPGYSTTWRAGRLAVGGLLGEEEDNVGSQFLTGCLEKIQVQGKDLDLDLAVKHMSISSHSCPA, encoded by the exons ATGGCTGTGTTTTGTAAATCCATGGCAGGTGGACTGCTGCTCACGTTGAGCCTCACTCTTCTAAGGTGGGGAGTTGAGGGTCAGAGGAACACACGGGGAAAG AAAGAAGTCTCAGGCGGGGCTACCATCTACCTCGGCCAGGACAGAGACATCTGGAGGCCCCTGATTCACATAACAGTAAACCTCAGCGAGGTCAGCAG TATCAAGTCATCCTTTGATTTACGGACGTTTGACCCAGAAGGTATCGTTTTCTACGGGGACACCAAAAACGGGGAGGACTGGTTTATTTTGTCCCTGAAAGACGGCCTGCCCCTGATGCAGATCAGCAGAGGAGACAGCCGCGTCAGCGTGGCAGGAGGCCCCAAGCTCAATGACGGGAAATGGCACACA CTGGAGGTGAGCAACCAAGATCCCTTTGTGATTCTCGAGGTGGACGGCTCCAATAAGATGGTGGTTGGCATGCAGTCTAAAGAGACCGTTAACGTCCTCTCAGGTGAACTTCGACTGGCCCTGGGTGGGATCCTGATCAacaaagaaaagatgattgTTCAG TTTGAGCCGCACATGGATGGCTGTGTGCGGAGAGGCAGCTGGCTAAACCTCAGCGTGCCCTGGGAGGTCGAGGCGGAGGAGCTCTGGCCCTGCTATCAAAACGTCCAACCTGGCAGCTACTTCCCTGGCACCGGATTGGCTATTTTCAACACCTCAG TTTTCCCAATGGAAGCAGATCGTGGGGTCAAGACTGAATTGTGGGGAGATTTCAATAAGATGGATGGGACCATTTTTAGCATCAAGGCTCCGGGGCAAAAgctgatgtttgctttagtggccaataataacacaaag GAAATCACACTTACCTTCGGCGAAGAAAAGATCTGTATGAAAGACACTTTCAAGAGACTGGTGATAACCTTTCAGACTAATTTACTGAAAGTGCTTCAAGATGAAGATGAATCAAAGACTACTACGTTGCCTATCAGTCCCGGGAGCCAACCCGGGTATTCGACCACATGGAGAGCGGGTCGTCTTGCTGTCGGAGGTCTCCTAG gtgaagaagaagacaatgtTGGCTCCCAGTTCTTGACAGGCTGTCTCGAGAAGATCCAGGTTCAAGGGAAGGATTTGGACCTGGATTTAGCTGTCAAACACATGTCAATCTCATCTCACAGCTGCCCTGCATAG
- the zbtb4 gene encoding uncharacterized protein zbtb4, which yields MVSGEKVWDPLHAGLIQSRLSEQHLAAGLTPLCNIRHSATKNSTCQQSQRLSPLSSPPLSLVAVDNLQPVRASSPLHLPVNFGCSNQIKGLNKPVHCLGVVSPSEEEEEGGEVEQLEMKGKRHGGRAEAMMEDRLEDMADGPKNAKITLSFPLSAAPLPASLTSPNHCRSSSSSSPSPHRRRPSSKSSDEGSLWKLDATMDVKHRPFKPPRHDSSPSSSPSSSSSPMTVHTLSRKDLKSPPPLKCSKLNPETQFHRSPPRSFSGSSVGCCGGDGWDERHRVGNGTSSPSQTAQILFSLGTSAYQRGGDAERREKMTGRPAGKVGSPHGPSLHPPTLHLPPPLPPPPPPPSEGLTAPPHSSSYSPTDSLKPELICGVCHRLFSSASSLTVHMRLHRGSRALSCCYCGKVFIHSKRLQSHEASCRVPGLPSNSLGPPSLTVQPKEEPLEEGEVRVEGGVIVGQSDMSKARPGKKARSLLARIQGDDAAAAELLAGDEHHFVKVVDGNIIYFCSVCERSYMTLSSLKRHSNVHSWRRKYPCHFCDKVFALAEYRTKHEVWHTGERRYQCIFCWDAFATYYNLKTHQKTIHGINPSLISSEKTANGGYKQKANALKLYRLLPMRSQKRPYKTYSDSLHNGMLLPPTETPSLSLPGLGCTLGPGDLQSLISGAHPQSVKPDPDDFPDGFPVSAEHGDLSTLIPLPQADMPQVRKHESEAPELEQGRGSGSFKMSSSSKTKNPKTGRSTDTSMPSVITYGHTKPSVIVHGTAVSSSVIVHSNQVTSGSEKSPMSSPSPDTSNSQTSHKGIPRPIKKQRDSADNHRKRSRDRSDNTEQGSGGRHGEETGRLFHKSRKSHSKSDISNSKHLSASVRSQVKEAGPLCQITVRIGEEAIVKRSISETDLRRDKSLSPPKTKRSETSSMREAKETRHSHHHHHKHRLHRRVSLEEDGDKEGGDCEEEVRKKSSKSPDEVREYYFRREVRDQESDNDTEDNLWRPYYSYKPKRKAQAHLQRVKSWQRKLKFKRSIRLKRTERLKNHVNKETATSQDEEQNVKIGEAEKLSKANRDEGDRKKKDYFSAPLKEKNKDPEEQVKEACQEVPTPPEHSPTSPLSTSVAPTGIKRRPWTNGNAAECGTCGCWFSSPRKRDKHELSHLLEFVCLFCRATFPSRDKLEDHQRAQHPKPVEAPSVPQNVSLGEQVEGVGVKSVPEIAKYDEEKGGQVALIGCNSSPNRLSRRALSRHTCPQCHKVCKTSSALTRHIRRHELSSSPEREKEDKDPEPKTAEMVVNAVSRDLETKKGQAPSAVSVISYSTPDPPSSGDCLASQQHDDHLGELTDEHRVSESSGKPELTELSHPREREPSPRIADPPLETPVKLTPTKHKFTPAPPSALQSVLVMNGPECLDYRTPSKKSLDSQIHRIPSPMHIVASTNTSPNVPMTSQTRITTAAPPVSMTTALGSEGGFMKRDGVIMDRERQSGSGMFLHVGYEEPPQIRDLRVQSLSRSPSPNEAQDLTMSSILAREREIERHREKERELERQRERERDKERGKEIERAHQMSRVAHSPQDQISLLVPKEEPLSPVPSPQHIPTQTTMNGSSSHRHTPKSPCRSPSTIGLRAQGNRQVHSSSQGLDRLPLPTGAAGAGDRPSAHALLLPRAPQPPEPEHHTVSSRDSQQRNTTPVGYHAQNYPLPLIVPDSYHSSKNQEESLLMSTYPAGALPFGPLGKMMVPNGGDLAKLPFYPDPYQLLYGPQLLAYPYNLAALPVALNMMAPGGDKVESLPFLPAIFNYTAGPYMGTAPHPLVANPSFYSSSSGGSKKQRDSSSSKP from the coding sequence ATGGTGTCCGGTGAGAAGGTGTGGGACCCCCTCCACGCGGGCCTTATTCAGTCACGTCTGAGTGAGCAACACCTGGCTGCTGGGCTAACTCCCCTCTGCAATATCAGACATAGTGCAACTAAGAACTCTACGTGCCAACAGAGTCAGCGGTTGTCACCTCTGTCTTCTCCGCCACTGTCATTGGTGGCTGTAGACAACCTTCAACCAGTTCGGGCCTCCTCACCATTACACCTGCCTGTCAATTTTGGCTGCTCAAACCAGATCAAAGGGCTAAACAAACCAGTCCACTGTCTTGGAGTGGTCTCTCcgtctgaggaagaggaggagggaggggaagttGAGCAGTTGGAGATGAAGGGTAAAAGGCATGGAGGCCGTGCAGaggccatgatggaggacaggcTGGAGGACATGGCTGATGGACCCAAAAATGCAAAAATCACCTTAAGCTTCCCACTTAGTGCCGCTCCCCTCCCAGCCTCCCTGACATCTCCAAACCACTGTCGTAGCTCTTCGTcatcctccccttcccctcacCGACGGCGGCCATCGTCCAAGAGCTCAGACGAGGGGTCGCTGTGGAAACTGGATGCTACTATGGACGTTAAACACAGACCATTTAAGCCCCCGAGGCACGACAGCTCTCCATCctcttcaccttcctcctcctcatctcccatGACTGTTCACACACTTAGTAGGAAAGATCTAAAATCCCCACCTCCTCTGAAGTGCTCCAAACTCAATCCAGAGACTCAGTTCCACAGGTCGCCCCCAAGATCCTTCAGTGGGTCTTCAGTTGGCTGTTGTGGTGGCGACGGATGGGACGAGAGGCACAGGGTGGGCAACGGGACATCCTCACCATCTCAAACCGCCCAGATCCTCTTCAGTCTGGGCACATCAGCCTATCAGAGAGGTGGGgatgcagagaggagagagaaaatgacaGGAAGACCAGCTGGGAAAGTGGGAAGCCCTCATGGCCCAAGTCTTCACCCACCCACCCTTCACCTTCCTCCCCCCttaccaccacctcctcctcccccatctgAGGGTCTTACCGCACCCCCTCACTCGTCCTCCTATTCTCCTACCGACAGCCTGAAGCCCGAGCTGATTTGCGGGGTGTGCCATCGGCTTTTCAGCTCGGCCTCCTCCCTGACAGTCCACATGCGGCTGCATCGTGGCAGCCGTGCCCTCAGTTGCTGCTATTGTGGCAAAGTCTTCATCCACAGCAAGAGACTGCAGTCCCATGAGGCCTCCTGCAGGGTGCCAGGCCTACCCTCCAACAGCCTGGGCCCTCCTTCTCTCACTGTGCAGCCAAAGGAGGAGCCACTGGAGGAGGGTGAggtgagagtggaggggggagtgATTGTGGGACAATCAGACATGAGTAAGGCGCGGCCGGGAAAGAAAGCACGAAGCCTCCTGGCACGTATCCAAGGTGATGATGCAGCAGCCGCAGAGTTACTAGCGGGTGATGAGCACCATTTTGTGAAGGTGGTAGATGGCAATATCATTTACTTTTGCTCTGTGTGTGAACGTTCCTACATGACCCTATCCAGCCTGAAGCGTCACTCTAATGTACACTCATGGCGCCGCAAATATCCATGCCATTTCTGCGACAAGGTCTTTGCCCTGGCTGAGTACCGCACAAAGCATGAGGTGTGGCACACTGGTGAGCGGCGCTACCAGTGCATCTTCTGCTGGGATGCCTTTGCCACCTACTACAATCTCAAAACACACCAGAAGACCATTCATGGGATTAATCCCAGCCTCATCTCCAGTGAAAAGACAGCTAATGGGGGTTATAAACAGAAAGCTAATGCCCTAAAACTCTACCGCCTCCTCCCCATGCGCTCCCAGAAGAGACCCTACAAGACTTACAGTGACAGTTTGCATAATGGCATGCTACTCCCACCAACTGAGACACCTTCCCTCTCCCTGCCTGGACTGGGCTGTACTCTGGGCCCTGGGGACCTACAAAGCCTCATCAGTGGGGCCCACCCTCAGAGTGTAAAGCCTGATCCAGATGACTTCCCTGATGGCTTCCCTGTTTCTGCTGAGCATGGGGACCTCTCCACACTAATACCCCTCCCCCAAGCGGACATGCCCCAAGTTAGAAAACATGAGAGTGAGGCCCCAGAGTTAGAGCAGGGTAGAGGCAGTGGCAGCTTCAAAATGTCTAGTAGCAGCAAAACCAAAAATCCTAAAACTGGTAGAAGCACAGACACAAGCATGCCTTCTGTAATAACTTATGGCCATACGAAACCCTCCGTCATAGTTCATGGAACAGCAGTGTCTTCCTCTGTTATTGTGCATAGCAACCAGGTCACCTCTGGAAGTGAAAAAAGCCCAATGAGCAGTCCATCCCCCGATACCAGCAACAGTCAGACTTCACACAAGGGCATTCCCAGGCCAATCAAAAAGCAGAGGGATAGCGCAGATAACCATAGAAAGAGGTCAAGAGACCGTTCAGATAACACAGAGCAGGGCTCAGGAGGTAGACATGGTGAAGAGACAGGCAGATTATTTCACAAATCACGTAAATCCCACAGCAAGAGTGACATCTCTAACTCAAAGCATCTATCAGCATCTGTAAGGTCACAGGTCAAAGAGGCAGGGCCCCTGTGCCAGATTACTGTACGTATTGGTGAGGAAGCCATAGTGAAGCGCAGCATCTCTGAGACAGATCTTAGGAGAGACAAGAGCCTTTCTCCGCCAAAAACAAAACGGAGTGAAACATCATCGATGCGGGAAGCAAAGGAAACACGCCACTCGCATCACCATCACCATAAACACCGCCTCCACCGCAGAGTCAGCCTGGAAGAAGACGGTGATAAAGAAGGAGGAGATTgtgaggaggaggtcaggaaAAAGAGCTCTAAATCCCCTGATGAAGTGAGGGAGTACTATTTCCGTCGGGAGGTGCGGGACCAGGAGAGTGATAATGACACAGAGGATAATTTATGGCGGCCTTACTACTCCTACAAGCCTAAGAGGAAGGCCCAAGCACATCTACAGAGGGTCAAGAGCTGGCAGAGGAAACTGAAATTCAAGCGCTCCATCCGGTTGAAGAGGACTGAGAGGCTCaagaaccatgtgaataaagaAACGGCGACGTCACAAGATGAGGAACAGAACGTGAAGATTGGGGAGGCCGAAAAACTGTCAAAAGCTAACAGAGACGAGGGagacaggaaaaagaaagattatTTCTCTGCCCCtttaaaggagaaaaacaaagaccCAGAAGAACAAGTTAAGGAGGCCTGTCAGGAGGTTCCCACTCCTCCTGAGCACTCTCCAACGTCTCCTCTGTCTACCTCAGTGGCCCCTACGGGAATAAAGAGGCGGCCTTGGACGAATGGGAATGCGGCAGAGTGCGGTACATGTGGCTGCTGGTTCTCAAGCCCGAGGAAGCGAGACAAACACGAGCTGAGCCATCTGCTGGAGTTCGTATGCCTCTTCTGCCGAGCCACTTTCCCCTCAAGGGACAAGTTGGAAGACCACCAGAGAGCCCAGCATCCCAAGCCTGTTGAGGCACCTTCTGTACCCCAAAATGTGTCACTTGGGGAACAAGTTGAAGGAGTCGGGGTCAAATCTGTGCCAGAGATTGCAAAATATGATGAAGAAAAAGGGGGGCAAGTCGCCTTAATAGGGTGTAATTCCAGTCCAAATCGCCTAAGCAGAAGAGCATTATCACGACACACCTGTCCACAGTGTCATAAGGTATGCAAAACATCTTCAGCACTCACTCGCCATATCCGACGCCACGAGTTAAGCAGTTccccagagagagaaaaggaggataaagacccagaGCCAAAAACAGCAGAGATGGTTGTTAACGCTGTTAGCAGAGACCTAGAGACTAAAAAAGGCCAGGCTCCCAGCGCTGTTTCAGTTATCAGCTATTCAACACCAGACCCCCCCAGCAGCGGTGACTGTTTGGCATCACAGCAGCATGACGACCATCTCGGTGAACTGACAGATGAACATCGGGTGTCAGAATCAAGTGGCAAACCTGAACTGACAGAGCTCTCAcatccgagagagagagagcccagCCCACGAATTGCAGACCCACCATTAGAAACTCCAGTTAAACTTACACCCACTAAACACAAATTCACGCCTGCCCCACCCTCTGCTCTCCAGAGTGTTCTCGTCATGAATGGACCTGAATGTCTGGACTACCGCACCCCTAGCAAAAAGAGCCTAGACAGCCAGATACACAGAATACCCAGCCCTATGCACATCGTGGCATCCACCAACACCTCTCCAAATGTGCCCATGACGTCACAGACCAGAATAAccactgctgctcctcctgtttccatgacaacagcTCTCGGCTCCGAGGGGGGATTCATGAAACGGGATGGGGTCATTAtggacagagagaggcagagtgggAGTGGTATGTTTCTACATGTAGGTTATGAGGAACCACCCCAGATCCGAGATCTCAGAGTTCAATCCCTGTCCAGGAGTCCCTCTCCCAATGAAGCACAAGACCTGACCATGTCCTCTATTCTAGCtcgagagagggagatagagaggcacagagagaaagagagggagctggagagacagagagaacgggagagggacaaagagagaggaaaagagatagagagggcCCATCAAATGAGTAGAGTTGCGCACTCCCCACAGGACCAGATTTCTCTGTTGGTCCCTAAAGAGGAGCCCCTGAGCCCTGTGCCGTCCCCCCAGCATATCCCCACTCAAACCACTATGAATGGATCCTCCTCACATAGGCACACTCCCAAATCTCCCTGCCGGTCCCCCTCAACTATTGGCCTCCGAGCTCAAGGCAACCGCCAGGTTCACTCCAGTTCACAAGGACTCGACAGACTCCCTCTGCCCACTGGAGCAGCTGGTGCCGGTGACCGCCCCTCTGCCCACGCTCTGCTTCTCCCCCGAGCCCCCCAACCACCTGAGCCGGAGCACCATACTGTTTCTTCCAGAGATTCGCAGCAGAGGAACACCACCCCAGTTGGCTACCATGCCCAGAATTATCCCCTACCCCTTATTGTGCCGGACAGCTACCACTCTAGTAAGAATCAAGAGGAAAGCCTGCTCATGTCCACCTATCCTGCTGGAGCTCTTCCCTTTGGCCCACTGGGGAAAATGATGGTCCCCAATGGCGGGGACCTGGCTAAGCTGCCATTTTATCCGGACCCTTACCAGCTGCTCTATGGGCCCCAGCTGCTGGCCTACCCATATAACCTGGCGGCTCTTCCCGTGGCTCTGAATATGATGGCACCTGGGGGGGACAAGGTGGAGTCTCTGCCTTTCCTCCCTGCCATCTTCAACTACACAGCTGGGCCGTACATGGGCACAGCCCCTCACCCCCTTGTGGCGAATCCCAGCttctacagcagcagcagcggtggCAGCAAGAAGCAAcgagacagcagcagcagcaaaccgTAG